The DNA segment CGTTGGCGGGGTGGTGTACCTCTCTTTTCGGGCCCGCTCAGGCAACAGAGACAAAGCGCGGCGGGACTGGCTGCACTTTACACAACTGGGGTTAAATAACGAAAGGCTATGGGATTCATCATCTGAGAGTGTCCCAACTACGTACCTCTTTAGCGAAAAGGACGATCTTGTCTTGTGGGAAGATGTGCAAGACCATGCGGTCAGGGCAAAGAGACGGAGCTTGATGGTTAGGTTTAAAGAGACGGGGCACTGCGGGCATGtcatgggggagagggagagggggataTACTGGGCTGCTGTGAGGCTGACATGGgaaggggtgagggttgatggggggttgggggtgaaACTACATGGTTTGGGGAGGACAACGGTAGGGTGGAACAACAGAAAGGGGTGGCTTAGTTTGGATAGTTTGtgtctggaggaggaggaggaggaggaggaggaggaggaggaggaggaggaggagagaatAAGGACATGACAAgttgaaaaagaaaaaaagaaaaaaaaaaggaaacaaaaagaaatcGAAACAACTACCTTATTTAATCCTTCCTCCGTTTCCTAGAGGGTCCCACGTCCTAACTCTCTAAGCTAGAGAATATCTAGCCGTATAATTAATCCCACCCCAGACCGACAATGACATTCCTCTCCTATTCCTCCCCATGTGTATGTACATCACCGTAATCCTCTGCACAACTCCTTCCCTCAGGCATCACCGCCGTGCACCCCAGACTCCTTTGTTCCGCATTACCCAACCCATTTTCTAGCTATTTCAGCCTCCGCGTAGTCTCACACCGATACTCGGCAAGTGTCGTTTGTACCGAGATCATCGGAGGGGTGGTCATACATTTGTGTCGTCAATCGACGAGGATAATTGTTGCAAGTTGTGAATCGAAACGTTCAAGGGTATCATATACGTGTATCAAGCCCCTATAAACATCGAATTCCAGGCGTAATTTCAGGCTGCCGAAAAGCAGGAGGTGGCGCATTGTAATATTCGGGATATCCTGTCCCCgttctttttgttgttttgttggtgaccctttttttggtttgtcTTGTCATTTTGCTGATGGGGACGGCGCTTTTCGCCATCCCTCGGCGTCTCGATCGTGGTTGTGAATGGACCGAGAGGGTCAAGCCCCAGAGCTAGACTCTTGTTGGATGGGCTTTCTTGCGGCATCGTGATGGAGGATCCCCCTAAGTACCGCAAGTTTTGGCGAGATCTGCAGAAGATGTTTGCAGCAGACTCGATTTGAACTGAGTACCACTCCAGACTCCCCGAGCTCTGAACTCGAGATGAGCAGTTGGACCCAGACGAATGGGCCACCGACCAGGTTGCCAGTCTGATCGGCGATTTAACCTCTCGGAAAACTGAGTTAAGGGTTcggttggatgagggggtgtGGTGTAGGTTATGGGGAAGCCGAGCGGTGGTGtctcgtggtggtggttgtggacctgggtgaggtggatgaAGGCTGAACTCTAATCACCAAAGTCAGTACCAGAATGCTCGGGTCTGTGGTGTGGCACAAAACCTCCAAGACGGCGCCAAGTGGAACAAAGGGGACCTGTCGAGACATGTCTCAGTTGTTGAAAAAATCAAGTCGATTGCCATGACATCCCAAGGACGTCGTGCTTAAAGATTCGCCAGATAACTCCAAACCAAGTATCGATACAGTCCCGCCGCCCGTTTCCCTGGATATCATACATACACTCCTTTATTCATGACATAAATCATTCCTGCCCATATTCATCCCCAATTCCTATCCTAACGTGCCGTTTtgtccttttcttcctcatAGCAAAATCATCATGACTTGTCCTGGAGAGGACTTCCCCGGAGAGGGCTTCCTCGCAAGGGACTCCCTCGTAAGGGGCTGCCTCGGCTGCTATCCCTCTTGGGCCATTGGTTATTGGTCCCGTCCAGATCGTCAAATGGGTCTAAGTGGTCGTTGAGCTGGGCGGCGCTCAGCTTTGCTTCCTTGGGGGCATCTAGAGGGTCTCTTGAACGTCGACCAAAACCGCTGGGCGAGCCCTCAGGCGAGAATTTGGAGTCGCTATCATGTGCGCGTGATCGCTTCGTGGAGGGTACATCGTCAAGACCGTAGTCTGCCGCTTGGAACCGATCGCTCTTGTCCTCGCTCGcatctctcttcttcttccggcGGTGCAAAAATGCAAGGACGCTCAAAGTGCAAATAATGAGGGCACCACTTGTAGACACTCAGTCAGCAATGGTTCGCCAAGCGCATATGATGCCAAGAGCGAGGTAAACACTCACAAAACACTGCCAACCACAATCCAGGTAATTTTGGCGGTCGAAATGCCGGGCTTCTCGCACAGATTGATATTTGGTTGCGGGCTGCACTCGTCGTCCTCGCGAGGGAGGAGCATGGCGGCTACTGCGCGCTTGAGCTTCGCAGCAGACCAATGCTGCATGCTTGCAGCGGGAGCTATCCCTTGGGGCGCCATTACTGcttgggaggttggtgttggtgtaaTTCTAGGGAAAAAGCGATTGCAAAGCGATTACAAAGTGATTGACCCAGTTTCCGTTCCCTTCGGGTTCCGCCAAAAATCAGACCATCTGCTTTTCAATCTTCCAGCGATTGTCGAAAAATGGTCGGGGTCTGTTGGCCGCACTTGAAGAGAAACCGACGGCGGGCCGCTTTGTGTAAGCGTGTGCCGTAGCGGGAGGTGGTGCGCTCAGGAACGTGGAAAAAGGCAGTGCGGGCAGTCTGTTGGTATGTTGTCCGCGACACGTTGGGAACACCGGAGGTCCACAAGACAAGATAGCAGCGAAGGTACAGGTTTCGAAGTCGAAAACGAaggtgaggatgaagacgaaACACGCATCACATCAAACCGCCGGGGCTGACAGGAAGATAAAGAAAGGCCGTTGGCATAGCGTCACAGTCTTGTTGTTAATTGAAATCCTGAATCCGGAATCGTTGCGAGCGGTAGGTGACGTCGAGAGCGTGTCCGTGTCAAGGGATAATTGCCAACCGAACGGCGCAGTCTGATTGGTGCCTCACACTCAGAAATGCAGGAAGCCGGGATCCACCCCGGCATGCAAGCGATGCTGCAGCATAAATTCGCTGATGTGATTGGGCGAGAGGGTGCTTGACGATGGGGGAGTTTCACGCTGCAAAAACAAGCACCTCGCCTGGAGACAGGATCTTTTGGAGGCATCCAGGCCCCGTTCAGCAGGAGGAAGTTCGTGTTGTCAACAGACGAACCCACGGCTAGGTACGGAAGCGAGCAAGTATCACGAACACAACAGTTTTCGCCGCGGAAACGCTCCAGCGGACTAATGCTGTGCCATGAGTCGGATGGTCCCATAGTAAACCTGCAGTCAAGATCGCCAAACAGGGAACTAAACAACCTCGTCTTGGACGTCATGGAGATACTATCTACAGTACACTGATATTCACAGCTTGCCAAAATCCTGGACAACACAAGCTTTTGGTTCTACTGATCATAATGCTTGACTTAGTTTGAGTTGTCCATAGCCACAACTTATGTTCCAATCTCCGTCCAACGGCATGTCGGGAGTGCTGTGTTGCCACGTTTTGATTGAACCGACATGAAGATATTCTATCTCTGACACGTTGCACGGCCAGCTTGGAAAGATCGACCGGGCGATGCCGGTGTTCCGTTTCATAGGCCCTCTTTCATAAGAGAGATGCTATCACCAAACAGTGGACGGGGTCGAATCCAGGACAACGGTTGAGGTCATGGCTTTCCACAGCACTGCAACGGTCTTTTAGTTCCCCGCTAAAAGATACGTACCGGGGCGCATCCCCCACATTTGGTACATGACAGATGCTGGTTGGAAACAGAAATTGCTGGCCTCTTCCTGGCTTACGCCCGGCTCATTGTGAAACAACTCAAACAGGACATCCTTTCTCTCACAGTGAGGCCGTTGAAATTCTgctcccaaccccaccagAAGCTGGGGATTTGGTGGGGGTTTATTGAATCTCTGCACTGGCCCGTGCACTTCGAGCCAAGGGCGACTCGGCTGGCAAGGGCGGTCATCTGATTGCTTTTACGTGATTGGCCACCGGCTCTTGATCTTCGTTCGGTCGAGAAATCCACTCACTGAATGTCACAACCCGTTCGAGAAAATTGCCGACATCTTACCGCCGACAAAGTTCAAAGTCGACGCTCCAGATCGCCAGATCCCAGCCGGCAGTATTTCTGGTTGACGGCTACTCACCAGCATATCTTACACCAAAACTTCACACCGATACAATGTCTACAAACCCGGGCACCATGCGAGGCCCAAGCCGGACCGGCCAGCGCGGCGGCATCCCTTTCACCCCCAATACCCCTACGACATCGTCTGCCTCTTCGGCAATCCCCAGACCAGTCGAAACCACCCATGCTGCCCCCAGCGAGAGCGGCGCCTCCTTGAGTGCCGGCAGACAAAAACAAGCAAAGCGGGACGAGGTATGTAttttggcttctttttcttcttgttctgaGCCAGTTATCGGCTCGTCTTGGCGCCTCTATTTCGCATCTCCTGACCAGTGACGCGGCGGACGAGGAGAAATACCACTTGGTGGGCGACAGGATGAAGACTTACTCTGTAACTACCAGGCCATCCGCCGCAAGCTTGAGAGTGATctctccaagaagaagcatctTACCAGCCGAGCCCGCCATTCCCGCAAAGCCCCTCCCGGCACCGTCCTTGCCCTCAAGCCTAGCCCCGCCCTCCAGATCAAGCCCGCGACGACCGTTTCCGAGGCTGCCCAGTTGATGGCCGCGAAAAGGGAAGACTGCGTGCTTGTTACCGACGACGATGAGAGAATTGCCGGCATCTTCACCGCCAAGGATCTCGCCTTCCGCGTTGTTGGAGCTGGGTTGAAGGCCGCCAATGTCACCATTGCCGAAATCATGACCAAGAACCCCCTCTGCGCCAGAACCGATACCAGTGCCACCGATGCCCTCGACCTCATGGTCCGCAAGGGCTTCCGCCACTTGCCAGTTATGGACGAGAACCAAGACATCTCTGGTGTGCTCGATATCACAAAGTGCTTTTACGAGGCCATGGAGAAGTTGGAGCGGGCCTACTCTTCGTCTCGCCGTCTCTACGACGCCCTCGAGGGTGTGCAGTCCGAATTGGGCACAAGTCAGCCTCAACAGATTATTCAGTATGTTGAGGCCTTGCGGTCCAAGATGTCGGGTCCTACCCTCGAGTCGGTCCTCAACGgcatcccacccaccactgTCAGCGTGCGGACATcggtcaaggaggctgcccagttgatgaaggagaaTCACACCACAGCCGTCTTGGTGCAAGATCAGGGCGCTATTACGGGTATCTTCACCAGCAAGGATGTTGTCCTGCGTGTTATTGCCCCAGGCCTTGATCCTGCCACCTGCAGCGTCGTCCGTGTGATGACCCCTCACCCCGACTTTGCGCCCATGGACATGACCATCCAGGCTGCTCTTCGCAAGATGCATGGTATGTTTACTTGTCCAAACTTTGGTGAGATCAAACTAATACGGTGCTTTAGATGGCCACTACCTCAACCTCCCGGTGATGAACGATGGAGGCGAGATCGTCGGTATGGTCGATGTACTCAAGCTCACATATGCCACTCTCGAACAGATCAACACGATGGGGACAGGCGCCGACAACGAAGGACCGGCATGGAACAAATTCTGGCTCTCGCTTGACCACGAGACCGAGTCCATGGTCTCTGGTGACggctcccatcaccacacccaccacacccgCTCCGTCATGTCCCCCGATATGTCCCGCGACAGAATCAACGACAGCGTTGCGCCCGGCGATTCAGCCAGCCATGCGGGTGTTGATTCGCCCCCCCATAGTGCTGTGGCGCCCATCACACCCGAACTCCCACCCAGCGAGATCCCATTCGCCTTCAAGTTCAAGGCGCCTAGCGGGCGTGTCCATCGTCTGCAAGTGACTGCTGCGCACGGCATGGAGGAATTTGTTGCCAACGTCGCAGCGAAGCTCGGCGCCGAGGTGGAGACTATTGGAGGTGCACCAGCGGTTGAGGATGGTCTGCTCTCTGGCGGATTTGCCCTGAGCTAtctggatgatgagggtgattCGGTTTCCATCACAACAGACCAGGATCTCCTGGAGGCCATTCTCCTGGCTCGTCATGGCCACCGCGAGAAGGTCGATCTCTTTGTTCatcaccccaaccaacctcccGTTGCCGTCGCCCCAGCGCCAGAACCGGTGGTTCACCCCACTCCTCCTGCCTCGTCAGTAGTCAGAGAGCGGAGAAAGGCACACCACGAGGAGGAgtccgaggaagaggaggacgaatctgaggaggaggcgcctGTTCGCCGGAGAACCCGCACGCGAACTGCGCCTCTTCAGCAGGAACAGGTCATTGCCGGTGTCCCTAATGAGCTCCTGCTGCCAGGTGCTATTGTCACATTGGCCGTCGTTATCATTGGTGTGTTTGCCATTGGTAGAGCGTCTAGCAGATAAACAGATGTGGCAGGCGGGAGAGGAATGTTGGGAGTATATATCCGCTtttaggggggtggtgaaa comes from the Podospora pseudocomata strain CBS 415.72m chromosome 5, whole genome shotgun sequence genome and includes:
- a CDS encoding hypothetical protein (EggNog:ENOG503PMRZ), with product MAPQGIAPAASMQHWSAAKLKRAVAAMLLPREDDECSPQPNINLCEKPGISTAKITWIVVGSVFGALIICTLSVLAFLHRRKKKRDASEDKSDRFQAADYGLDDVPSTKRSRAHDSDSKFSPEGSPSGFGRRSRDPLDAPKEAKLSAAQLNDHLDPFDDLDGTNNQWPKRDSSRGSPLRGSPLRGSPLRGSPLQDKS
- a CDS encoding hypothetical protein (EggNog:ENOG503NVCH; COG:P), with product MSTNPGTMRGPSRTGQRGGIPFTPNTPTTSSASSAIPRPVETTHAAPSESGASLSAGRQKQAKRDEAIRRKLESDLSKKKHLTSRARHSRKAPPGTVLALKPSPALQIKPATTVSEAAQLMAAKREDCVLVTDDDERIAGIFTAKDLAFRVVGAGLKAANVTIAEIMTKNPLCARTDTSATDALDLMVRKGFRHLPVMDENQDISGVLDITKCFYEAMEKLERAYSSSRRLYDALEGVQSELGTSQPQQIIQYVEALRSKMSGPTLESVLNGIPPTTVSVRTSVKEAAQLMKENHTTAVLVQDQGAITGIFTSKDVVLRVIAPGLDPATCSVVRVMTPHPDFAPMDMTIQAALRKMHDGHYLNLPVMNDGGEIVGMVDVLKLTYATLEQINTMGTGADNEGPAWNKFWLSLDHETESMVSGDGSHHHTHHTRSVMSPDMSRDRINDSVAPGDSASHAGVDSPPHSAVAPITPELPPSEIPFAFKFKAPSGRVHRLQVTAAHGMEEFVANVAAKLGAEVETIGGAPAVEDGLLSGGFALSYLDDEGDSVSITTDQDLLEAILLARHGHREKVDLFVHHPNQPPVAVAPAPEPVVHPTPPASSVVRERRKAHHEEESEEEEDESEEEAPVRRRTRTRTAPLQQEQVIAGVPNELLLPGAIVTLAVVIIGVFAIGRASSR